In Carya illinoinensis cultivar Pawnee chromosome 7, C.illinoinensisPawnee_v1, whole genome shotgun sequence, the following are encoded in one genomic region:
- the LOC122314728 gene encoding NADH dehydrogenase [ubiquinone] iron-sulfur protein 4, mitochondrial-like, with protein sequence MASSLQRSLNIARAYRSAFVTATRSLSSDALVEVKPGEVGMVSGIPEEHLRRRVIIYSPARTATQQGSGKVGRWKINFLSTQKWENPLMGWTSTGDPYANVGEAGLSFDSEEAAKAFAEKHGWEYEVKKRHTPLLKAKSYADNFKWKGPPKTQAG encoded by the exons ATGGCGAGCTCCCTGCAGCGGAGCCTCAATATCGCTCGTGCTTACCGATCGGCTTTTGTAACAGCGACGAGATCGTTATCTTCGGACGCATTGGTGGAGGTCAAGCCCGGTGAGGTCGGCATGGTTTCTGGAATCCCAGAAGAACACCTTCGAAGAAGG GTCATAATTTACTCACCTGCTCGAACTGCAACTCAACAAGGCTCTGGGAAAGTTGGGAGATggaaaattaattttctgtCTACTCAGAA GTGGGAAAATCCATTGATGGGTTGGACATCCACAGGGGATCCATATGCCAATGTTGGTGAGGCAGGACTCAGTTTTGATAGTGAAGAAGCTGctaaagcatttgctgagaaaCATGGTTGGGAATACGAG GTCAAGAAGCGTCATACGCCTCTTTTAAAG GCGAAGTCATACGCTGACAACTTCAAATGGAAGGGCCCCCCGAAGACTCAGGCtggttga
- the LOC122316391 gene encoding uncharacterized protein LOC122316391: MAFAVLSASSISSQLSAIEILTGNNYVRWKRDVEIALDFLGLDFALQEQPSKPTDKSTAKNVVEYRKWERANRLCLKSIKHSISDSIMGAIPDNDNAKNFLGAIG, from the exons atGGCTTTCGCAG TTTTGAGTGCCTCCTCTATTTCAAGTCAGTTATCTGCTATTGAAATTTTGACTGGAAATAATTATGTGAGATGGAAAAGAGACGTAGAAATCGCACTTGATTTTTTGGGTTTGGATTTTGCCTTGCAAGAGCAGCCTTCAAAACCTACTGATAAGAGCACTGCTAAAAATGTGGTTGAGTATCGAAAGTGGGAAAGAGCTAACAGGCTTTGTTTAAAAAGCATCAAACATTCTATATCTGATTCCATTATGGGAGCTATTCCGGACAATGACAATGCTAAAAACTTTTTGGGTGCCATAGGATAA
- the LOC122315833 gene encoding myb-like protein X, whose protein sequence is MEEVEKETKKYRSLPSNYVSLAQLQERWLKEKERIQREEEQKEEDERQRKLQLQKLEEEEQQQKRKLERLKGGCGIDYKPIHRNWKAKEKIEPREEEQLEVKHRAAQATLAVVEKESAPARRKGGSKGAKGVFRWMIENADRAAEIGRGLEDFSTNGEKENAPARRNGESKGAGSRLRQRRENTDRTAENEWEVGDFSTNGDKENAHLIMISKSKGTTNEFRPRRENANRTAVNEREVGDFSMNAVKDNLPARRSGESKGARSKLWGTRENADQTADNEREDGNFLTNGVKEDAHLRRSGKLTGTTNELRPRRENPNRTAENEREVGGFSTNGVKENPPARRNGKSKKERRKNRPSRKRENADRTVKNEREAGDFSTVGVNSETENASVGGNGESKGDWSRSRRTRENADPTAENEREVGDLSTNGEKGVCSTEFRPMAENADRTCVIEEKLGDSSTNGEKEGCSSEFRPYRENADPTQIERDLGHFSINVKNEKANVRATRPNTGMYHDNREYKGYFVARHRSNWEYRVHGKVGGRGSGAGNNGMVWVRKGELSDGPSPGNWNG, encoded by the coding sequence ATGGAGGAGGTGGAGAAGGAGACGAAGAAGTATCGGTCTCTGCCTTCCAACTACGTATCGCTCGCTCAACTCCAGGAACGCTGGCTCAAAGAGAAAGAACGGATACAGCGAGAGGAGGAGCAAAAAGAGGAAGACGAACGACAGCGAAAGCTTCAGCTGCAAAAGCTAGAGGAAGAAGAACAGCAGCAGAAGCGAAAGCTTGAGCGTCTTAAGGGAGGGTGCGGCATCGATTACAAGCCGATACATCGGAATTGGAAGGCAAAGGAGAAGATTGAACCTAGGGAAGAGGAACAGCTGGAGGTGAAGCACCGCGCGGCACAAGCAACGCTCGCGGTTGTTGAGAAGGAGAGTGCTCCGGCTAGAAGAAAAGGTGGATCGAAAGGAGCGAAGGGCGTATTCAGGTGGATGATCGAGAACGCCGATCGAGCGGCCGAGATTGGACGGGGACTTGAGGATTTCTCAACGAATGGCGAGAAGGAGAATGCTCCGGCGAGAAGAAACGGTGAATCGAAGGGAGCGGGGAGTAGATTGAGGCAGAGAAGAGAGAACACCGATCGGACGGCGGAGAATGAATGGGAAGTTGGGGATTTCTCAACGAATGGCGATAAGGAGAATGCCCATTTAATAATGATCAGTAAATCGAAGGGAACGACGAACGAATTCAGGCCGAGGAGAGAGAACGCCAATCGGACGGCTGTGAATGAACGGGAAGTTGGGGATTTCTCGATGAATGCCGTGAAGGACAATCTGCCGGCGAGAAGGAGCGGTGAATCGAAGGGCGCGAGGAGTAAATTGTGGGGGACGAGAGAGAACGCCGATCAGACGGCGGACAATGAACGGGAAGATGGGAACTTCTTAACGAATGGCGTGAAGGAGGACGCTCATTTAAGAAGGAGCGGTAAACTGACGGGAACGACGAACGAACTCAGGCCGAGGAGAGAGAACCCCAATCGGACGGCCGAGAATGAACGGGAAGTTGGGGGTTTCTCAACGAATGGTGTGAAGGAGAATCCTCCGGCGAGAAGGAACGGAAAATCGAAGAAAGAGAGACGGAAGAATAGACCGAGTCGGAAGAGAGAGAACGCTGATCGGACGGTGAAAAATGAACGGGAAGCTGGGGATTTCTCAACGGTCGGCGTGAACAGCGAGACGGAGAATGCCTCGGTAGGAGGAAACGGTGAATCGAAGGGAGATTGGAGCAGATCTAGGCGTACAAGAGAGAATGCCGATCCGACGGCCGAGAATGAACGAGAAGTTGGGGATTTATCAACTAATGGCGAGAAGGGAGTATGCTCCACCGAATTCAGGCCAATGGCAGAGAACGCTGATCGGACTTGTGTGATAGAAGAGAAACTGGGGGATTCCTCAACGAATGGTGAGAAGGAAGGTTGCTCCAGCGAATTCAGGCCGTATAGAGAGAACGCTGATCCGACGCAGATTGAACGGGACCTTGGGCATTTCTCAATAAATGTTAAGAATGAAAAAGCAAACGTTAGAGCGACGAGGCCGAACACTGGTATGTATCACGATAACAGGGAGTACAAGGGATACTTTGTTGCTAGGCATCGCAGTAACTGGGAGTACAGGGTACATGGAAAGGTTGGTGGTCGAGGTAGTGGTGCTGGAAATAATGGAATGGTCTGGGTTAGGAAAGGAGAGCTTTCTGATGGTCCAAGCCCGGGGAATTGGAATGGTTGA
- the LOC122316390 gene encoding exocyst complex component EXO70I-like, with product MALHEDDSVLDKLELACSDLKNLLQTSAKMDESLEQMDKKFDRIDEILSTALRRVAPLQSLAMATKSLDTRINRAVTPALALLDSFRLSESLQDKLLELSSSLSAEETPRKRLKKLLKYLDCVDQLNVVINAISQDGEPVIQKLQEVVEFLSMTKATDQYRMLTLRETLITLKALYETEVDAMKFDGLLDEALLNMQDEYESILLCLKHQNIGELQVDEESEIASDLGTDLEIEVLQRISGTLAANNCLDICIGIFVKVCEMVPLAVFDHKFVGLETQL from the coding sequence ATGGCACTCCATGAAGATGATTCGGTGCTTGATAAATTGGAGTTAGCGTGTTCGGATTTGAAAAATCTGCTACAAACATCGGCCAAAATGGACGAAAGCCTAGAACAGATGGACAAGAAGTTTGATCGTATAGATGAAATACTTTCGACTGCCTTGAGAAGAGTGGCTCCTTTACAATCTTTGGCCATGGCTACAAAATCCCTCGATACACGAATCAACCGCGCTGTCACTCCCGCTCTTGCTCTCCTCGATAGCTTCAGACTCTCGGAGTCTCTACAAGACAAGCTCCTCGAGCTCTCATCCAGTCTTTCGGCCGAGGAAACACCCAGAAAAAGGCTCAAGAAACTTCTTAAATATCTGGACTGTGTTGATCAGTTGAATGTGGTCATAAACGCGATTAGCCAAGACGGAGAGCCGGTGATACAAAAGCTTCAAGAAGTGGTGGAGTTCTTGAGCATGACCAAGGCCACGGATCAGTACAGGATGCTAACGCTCAGAGAGACCCTGATTACTCTCAAAGCTCTCTATGAAACTGAGGTTGATGCGATGAAATTTGATGGGCTGCTTGATGAGGCTCTTTTGAATATGCAAGACGAGTATGAAAGCATATTGCTGTGTTTAAAGCATCAAAATATAGGGGAGTTGCAAGTTGATGAAGAATCCGAGATAGCATCTGATTTGGGTACAGATCTGGAAATTGAAGTTCTTCAACGAATTTCTGGGACCCTGGCTGCCAATAATTGTTTAGACATATGTATTGGCATCTTTGTCAAGGTATGTGAAATGGTTCCTCTTGCAGTATTCGACCACAAATTCGTTGGCTTGGAAACCCAGCTCTGA